CGGGAAAGCAGACCATATCGACCCTGACTAAAGAGATCAACGAGTTGGACAGATTGCATCCGTATTTCACAATTTCATACCGGCATACTTTTGGGCTGTCGAAAAAATAGGCGCAATCCTCCTCAACTTACCAATGTGCATCCTTACCGTTGCCCATTTCTTCATTCATCATTCTTCAATCTTTCTTAATGTACTATCTGTTCTAGCCCCGCCCGAAACTTCGGTGCGCCACCAAACGACGGGTGCCGCAATTTGGTGTGTTCAATTCCCAGAGAGGTAAGATTATCCGAAGAGTGGTTGCCCAAGGCAACGATAGTACACTCCGGAAACAGCGCCAGAAAATCTTCCAAATACGGTTGCGCGTATTCCAGCTCATCGCGGGTCGGCGTCCGGTTGGTGAGCATTCCGCTGTCCGGTTCGAAGGGATGCCAGGGAAAGGTGTTCCAGAGGACGATTTCGTAGGTATCGATGCCGAATTCTGCCAGCGTGGTCCAGACCGTGGTGGCGGTATTCTCCGAGAAGCCGTTGGCTTTTACTGATGGCTTACTAGTCCGCTCCGGTTCGAGATTCCGGAACACCTGCTCCGGCTGAACGCCATCACTTGACTTGTGTCCAAGCAGAATACGCTCCGAGGTCATAGCCATGCCGCTGAAGTGCCCGCCCTGGTAGCCCAGGGCTTCGGCAATCAGGAGATATTTTACGGAGTCTTCCCGCTCAAGAAAGTACTGGCGGAGTTGTCGTCGACGGATTATGGAACCACCGCCATCAATATCATTGGAAGGATCGGTTTGATACCAGGGATTAAAGACTGC
This Candidatus Neomarinimicrobiota bacterium DNA region includes the following protein-coding sequences:
- a CDS encoding uracil-DNA glycosylase, producing the protein MTFRNSIDAFIESLHRHPEPAVFNPWYQTDPSNDIDGGGSIIRRRQLRQYFLEREDSVKYLLIAEALGYQGGHFSGMAMTSERILLGHKSSDGVQPEQVFRNLEPERTSKPSVKANGFSENTATTVWTTLAEFGIDTYEIVLWNTFPWHPFEPDSGMLTNRTPTRDELEYAQPYLEDFLALFPECTIVALGNHSSDNLTSLGIEHTKLRHPSFGGAPKFRAGLEQIVH